In Bactrocera neohumeralis isolate Rockhampton unplaced genomic scaffold, APGP_CSIRO_Bneo_wtdbg2-racon-allhic-juicebox.fasta_v2 cluster10, whole genome shotgun sequence, the genomic stretch gctcatggtcaatgactggtcgcagtaatgccaagttgcgctaatgccttattagcaattgtaaggcacagatcttcaaccaatatcaaagcagaattatacatttgtaatgtatatagcaagtctgcgtccgatgctcgattacgcgccaaaattaataagtcctcggtcatgcagtctttgtacttattccacagttattgcggatttgacggaaggcatgtagatattattatggcgaatagtacgcgtatttgttttggatgagatgtgagtgatgcgtcatgaagtgcggtgtcccaatgcatatcatcttctaacaaatgcaatcgctgacatgcttcacgatacgtcgcacacaactgaccgtcaacagttttcatatcatcaaatgatcttggtccgcgcacgttgactaatagcagacgcaaataaaaacattcggcgttgttcggatggatggtgtaaatgcgtcttatggcatcggttttacgggcatttggataaccgtcaacacgctccccttgctttcgtcgttgaaatgttttcgatgatggattccaagtgaaatattgtggtatttcggaatatagcaatgttcttgcaaattcatcgttttcagacaactcgaaaaaggtagttagtgttgtccccggtggtcgtgtACTCTAATGCAtctttgaagtacataaataaaaatatgcatatttgaagtacataaataaaaatggaaaaattaacctaaaactacatcttaaactatgtattttacccacacacgcatatgcaataagacccaccaacagtgtatttgcgaaccgcatggaagcacttacgaaacaataacaatactaacttgctttgtgtgtgttgcacggtcagcagaaaacacaaaatcggttcgaataaatgtagcaaatcgatggaattaaatctggaaaaaacacacaatgttgaaacacttttttatacaacacagcgcattttcaagcgacaatcgaaccgcatggcatcacatatgaaacaacaacaatactcacttgctttgtgttgtacgcagaatgttaatcacgttgaaatctgagaaaaatacacacaatgttgaaacattttttttgatacactcagtgcattcggaacacttacgttctgtatgtcttgttagcttgacagtcatccatagaaagaacgaatgacaggcaaaaacgatcaacatgcgatgtcaatgttttttattaattgtaaacatccgccagttgtttcgttttttgttttttttttttttttttgcacaacgtgcaatgatacacacattaaatttcttatgtgcaccctccaaacagaccccaatcacccctgaaaatttcattgaaatcgggcaagccgtctaggaggagtatgcgaacaggaagttttgccacttaattttatatacatatatagattacatctttattttgtactattttaaaatttgaaatatctatTAAATAAGTTATTGTCAATCGTCCttgttcatttttaattatgcttTTAATCTCGTCTAaatctaaaattgtttaaaattcccATTTTTCCTATGGCTATTGTATTaatcatattttgtaattcaGTTATTAGAAACTGATTTTTTCGTTGCGTTAGAATTTTAATATCTgagttttcattaatattattaattgtttcagttaattggttaataatttcaaaaattttaaaatttgttttgtattgtttattattatttgtaattaattcgtttaatttattatttattaacactAGGTCCTCATGGTCTGGTGTTCCTGCTATCCACTTCCATAGTGTACCTATTTCATTTATTCCTCTAATATATCTTGTATCCTTAATTTGTAGTTGTTCTAATAAAGTTTCTATGAATTCCATTTCTGGATCTGTGTCTAAATCGTTAATATATGCTTTGTCTTGTTCATTATCTTGTTTAAGATTtctatatctgaattttttattatagtaatTTGTGTCTGAACTTATAAGTTCTCTAAAGTATGATAAATTAGTGATGTGGAAAATATATCCATAGTCATTATACAAGGCTACATCTCTGTCTTCTAATAATACGTAATCTTCTCCTGTGTAGTCCACAATGCCATTATATATTAGTAATTAATGTTAGAATAATTAAGGATATCATCCTCTAAAAATACATAATCAAgatttaatattatctttatgtaCTATTCTATTCCTGTAATTAATTCTAACTTTATTCCCTAAGTCTTCTTTTATTACCTGTTTCTTGTATCTGGGATTTAGTTTATTTCTCCCCCCTGTAATCTTTTCATATGTGACATCTCcgcataaatatgttttattaattctatttttattgtgCCTTTCTATCATCTTATTTTGTGCTGACAGACAAACTTTTAGTCTGGTAAAATATCATGAGAAACTTTATTATAAAGTACTTCAAATCAGTGTTTAAAAAACTTCAGTCGAATTAGCAGAAGTCGCGATATTGTTGCTATTCGCTACTTTAACTGCGAGCGAGAGCAAAAAGTATGCAAGTGCTTTTGCTTctgcttctgaaaaaatcagaagtcgcaGTCGAAGCATAgacaaaaatcaaacagctacgaaaatcagaaatcagcataAGTCGCCGTTGTTCGattttctgctttctgctttgctgtAGCTTTCGATCGTATACATAAGTTGCCGCAGCAGCTATCGACAACTTTTGACAGTCGTCGGCAGTCACAGTCGCGAAAAACGAGGCATTCgacttattgttgcttttgatttttgtcgctgttgctttcgatcagcagcgtaagtcgaaaaaagcaagaagcgtCCGATTCGTGGAAGTCACCGGCAGTCGCCGTCTTGTTCTTTTTGCTCTTTTGCTTTTACTTGCAATTAAATGTTCTTTCGGAAGTCGTCAGCAGTCGAAGCCTCAAAAAACGAGGCATTCgacttattgttgcttttgatttttgattttgacgCTGCTGCTTTCAATTCCTTGACTGTTTCATCGTCGTTTTTAAGATTATTTGTATTAAGTCTGCAGCAAGAGAAAGACCTAACCAGCTATGGCACCAAGTGTAGTGTGGAATTATTTTCAGAACAAAGTAGCTGAGGGTCTAGCCATATGCAATATATGCAAAAACTCTCTTAAAAACAATAGAGTGTCTAATTTAAAAACGCATCTTACCAAACAGCACAAAATCGATTTGTGCAATCTTGAAAATCTTGAATCGGTATCAACAACTTCGTCGAATAAAATTACacggaaaaagaaaataaaaattgaagttaacaaaaaacagctgttaagaTCGTATATTGGATTAATAACGGAAAATAGCATtccttttaatgttttaaattcacAAAACATGCGAAATATCGTCGATCCAATTTGTGAAGGTCTTAAAAGTGCAGATGGAAAAAAAATGACATTAAATACAGCAAACTGCAAAAATACATTAGAAATAGTGGCAAATAATATAAGGGCTGACATAACAAATAAACTTAAGAACAcactattatctttaaaaattgaCAGTGCAACACGAATGTCAAGAAATATTTTCGGAATTAGTGCTCAATATTAGTGCATTTTATTCAATTAGTGCTGAAATAAAATCTGTTATCTTGGGAATGATTGAGTTGAAAGGACAAGGGTCGAGTGGAGCGAAAAATCTTGCAGCTGAGGTGGTGAAAGTGCTTAATATTTATAGtattaatttaaatcaaatcgTCTCCATTACTTCTGACAACGTAGCAAATATGGTTAAAACAAccaatattttatcatttgtttccgaggaatatattgaaaatgaCGACGAAGAGTGCACCAACGATGATTAtctaaacaaaattgaatgtgTAGAAACCATACCACATGTATTAATAGGCAATATACAAGTTTGTCGTTGTGCTGCACATACAGCGCAACTGGTTGCTATTGATGTTACTAAGTCATTGGACATATTGAAGTCGTTATTGAATTGcagaaatttgacaaaatatataaaaaaaacgtcCAACGGGTATCGTGAAATATTTGaactgaaaaaattgaaaatgccaCAACTTGATTGTCCAACCAGATGGGGATCTACCTTTTCAATGTTAGAAAACTTGATTGAAGCGAAAGACATTTTAAGCAAAATTGAATCCATTAGAAACAAAACACCGgaagaaaattttgatataGATTCATCGTTTTGGGAATTTATTGAGACTTATTTCAAAGTGTTTAGCCCCttgcaaaaaacaataaaaaagtttcaagaGGAACAATTGCATTACAGTAATTTCTACGCCCAATGGCTTAAGCTGAAAATTTCTAcagagaaaatagtacgagaaTCAAGTCAGCAATTAACAAAAACGATTGGAAATCAAATTATAAGTTCTATAGAAAAACGAAccgaaatattgt encodes the following:
- the LOC126765244 gene encoding zinc finger BED domain-containing protein 4-like, whose translation is MIELKGQGSSGAKNLAAEVVKVLNIYSINLNQIVSITSDNVANMVKTTNILSFVSEEYIENDDEECTNDDYLNKIECVETIPHVLIGNIQVCRCAAHTAQLVAIDVTKSLDILKSLLNCRNLTKYIKKTSNGYREIFELKKLKMPQLDCPTRWGSTFSMLENLIEAKDILSKIESIRNKTPEENFDIDSSFWEFIETYFKVFSPLQKTIKKFQEEQLHYSNFYAQWLKLKISTEKIVRESSQQLTKTIGNQIISSIEKRTEILLKNKFVISCLFLDPRFQHILSLQQKNDAIIHLKYIWDRLCSLNPTGNMCTTPNSSKTQMENYFFDEEDALLEAYLSQGVQTEGNSTMDVYSKIENLQLPYQRLDTDVLTYWKEKQYTDQELYAISNVCYAVPPTQVSIERAFSALRLVLTDYRNRLSQDVLENILLVKLNPSFLDHAIDTLPLFEDEDE